A single genomic interval of Lathyrus oleraceus cultivar Zhongwan6 chromosome 7, CAAS_Psat_ZW6_1.0, whole genome shotgun sequence harbors:
- the LOC127103781 gene encoding uncharacterized protein LOC127103781: MDQLEQNHAAMREDMTTLKAQMGQLVEALQALAGGQEEMRQANLRAFTANPVVVTIPVNPPGGAGTPPVAQPPPRRGQADSVYEAFGPSPIDLERRFQMMEERFKAMQGPVTFGLDAADMCLVPDVKIPPKFKVPSFERYQGVTCPNNHIRAFCRKMAAHSNDERFLMHFFQDSLSGASMEWYMQLERTHIRTWRELAEAFLKHYQYNSDMAPYRT; encoded by the exons ATGGATCAGTTGGAGCAGAACCATGCTGCTATGAGGGAGGATATGACCACTCTGAAGGCTCAGATGGGTCAACTTGTTGAAGCCCTACAAGCTCTGGCTGGGGGACAAGAGGAAATGCGCCAAGCTAATCTGAGAGCCTTTACTGCCAACCCTGTTGTTGTGACTATACCGGTGAATCCACCAGGAGGAGCTGGTACGCCTCCTGTAGCTCAGCCACCTCCCAGAAGAGGTCAA GCTGACTCAGTTTATGAAGCTTTTGGTCCTTCTCCTATTGACCTCGAAAGGAGATTTCAAATGATGGAGGAGAGATTCAAGGCGATGCAAGGTCCTGTTACCTTTGGGTTGGATGCTGCCGACATGTGCCTAGTGCCAGACGTGAAAATTCCTCCCAAGTTCAAAGTCCCAAGCTTTGAAAGGTATCAAGGGGTCACTTGTCCAAATAACCACATCCGAGCTTTTTGCAGAAAGATGGCCGCTCATTCTAATGACGAGAGATTCTTAATGCactttttccaggacagtctTAGTGGAGCTTCTATGGAATGGTATATGCAGCTCGAGCGCACACATATACGAACCTGGAGGGAACTTGCTGAAGCCTTCTTGAAGCATTATCAGTATAATTCAGACATGGCTCCCTATCGGACTTAG